DNA sequence from the Streptomyces tsukubensis genome:
GACGTCGTACGCGGAGAGGTGATCACCCTCGCCATCACCGCGCTCGGAGATCTCCGCGGCCACGAGCCCGTCACCCGCGGCGGGGCCAGGCCCGGTGACGTCGTTGCCTACACCGGCTGGCTGGGCTGGTCCGCCGCGGGTCACGCGGTGCTCTCCCGCGGCTTCCGCTCACCCCGCGCCTTCGTCGAGGCGCACCGGCGGCCCGAGCCGCCCTACCACGCGGGCCCGGCGGCCGCCGGGCTCGGCGCCACCGCGATGTGCGACGTCAGCGACGGTCTGATCGCCGACCTCGGCCATATCGCGGAGGCCAGCAAGGTCCGGATCGACCTGCGCTCCGGCGCCATCGACATCCCCAGCCAGATGCACGACATCGGGCAGGCCGTCGGCGTCGACCCGGTCCAGTGGGTGCTCACCGGGGGAGAGGACCACGCGATCGTCGCCACTTTCCCGCCCGACGCCAAACTCCCTGCCCGCTGGAAGACCATCGGGGAGGTCCTCAACCCCTCGGGCGCCCCCCAGGTCACCGTCGACGGCATCCCCTGGCACGGCGGCAGCGGCTGGGACCACTTCGGAGACGGATCGTGACCCCGCCCACCCCGCCCGTCGTGCCCATCGAGCTGTGCGCGCCCCGCGCGCCTTTCGTGCCGCCCAGGGTGCTGACCGTCGCCGGATCCGACTCCGGCGGCGGCGCCGGCATCCAAGCCGATCTGAAGACCATGCTCGCCCTCGGAACCCACGGCATGAGCGTCATAGCCGCGGTGACCGCGCAGAACTCCGTCGGTGTCCAGGGCTTCTGGGAGCTGCCCGCCGAAGCGGTACGCGCCCAGTACCGCAGCGTCGTCGACGATATCGGCGTCCAGGCCGTCAAGACCGGCATGCTGGCCTCCGCAGGACTGGTGGAGACCGTCGCCGCACTGCTCGCGACCACCGACGCGCCCGTCGTCGTCGACCCGGTCGGGGTCTCCAAGCACGGGGACTCCCTGCTCGCGGACTCCGCCCTCGATTCCGTACGCCGGACCCTGCTGCCCCTCGCCACCGTCGCCACGCCCAATCTCGACGAGGTCGCCCAGCTGACCGGGGTCGTCGCCGGGGACGAGACGGGGCTGCGGCGGGCCGCCGACGCCGTCCTCGGCTTCGGGCCGCGCTGGGCACTGATCAAAGGCGGGCACCTCGCGGGCGACGCGGTGGACCTGCTCACCGACGGCACCGAAGTGCACTGGTTCCGCGCCCCCCGCCTCGACAACCGGCACACCCACGGCACGGGCTGCACGCTGGCGTCCGCGATCGCCGCGGGCCTGGCCAAGGGCCTCGGGGTGCCGGAGGCGGTGGCGGCGGCCAAGGAGTACGTCACGGGCGCGATCGCGGCGGGCTTCCCGCTGGGCGCCGGGATCGGCCCGGTCCACCACGGCTGGCGCGGGACCGCTCCGCGCTGACCGGCCGGTACGGGGCCCGAGGGGTCCCGTACCTCCGGCACCGTCCCGGAGTGGTACCGGCACCACGGCAAAAAGACCAGGCGGCCCACCTCGAAAGGTGGGCCGCCTGGTCAGGCAACCGGGGGGCTGCGCTAGCGACGGGGCGTCCGCTGTTAGCGCGAGACCTTGCCGGCCTTGATGCACGAGGTGCAGACGTTGAGCCGCTTCGGCGTCCGACCGACCACGGCACGCACGCGCTGGATGTTCGGGTTCCAGCGACGGGACGTACGGCGGTGCGAGTGGGAGATGTTGTTGCCGAAGCCCGGCCCCTTGCCGCAGACGTCGCAGTTGGCAGCCACGGGTCACTCCAAAGACTTCAGATGCACGTACAGTGAATTCCGGCGAGCCGGAAATCAGAAGCTGACTCGGTGGCTTTGCCGGGGGATGGTCGCCCGATGTTCATCAGGCAACCGGAGCAGCATACAACGGCTCCGCCCTTTCAACGAAACTACCATGCCTCCCCCGCTGCCGGACCGGCTCCCCGCGGGGACGGCGGGCCCGGGGGCTACCCTGCGGTGCGACCGCCCCCACGCCCGTACCGAGGAGGATCCCCAGGTGCCGCAGAAACTCGACGCCGCAGCGGTACGGGTCTGGTGCGCGGGGGCCCTGGAGGCGCTGGGCCGGGAGCGCGAGGAGATCGACGCGATCAACGTCTATCCGGTCGCGGACGGTGACACCGGCACCAATCTGTATCTGACCGCCGAATCCGCGGCCACGGCCGTGGAGGCGGTGTTCGCGGCCCACGAGTCCGGCCCCGGCCGGTTCGGCGCCGCCGGGGAGCCCGAGACGTCCGCGGTGATCCGGGCGATGGCGCACGGGGCCCTGCTGGGCGCCCGCGGGAACTCCGGCACCATCCTCGCCCAGCTGCTGCGCGGTATCGCGGAGCGCGTTGCGGAGGGCGGCGGCGTCGCCGAGGCCCTGGACCGGGCGGCCGTCCTGGCCCGGGAGGCCGTGGCGCACCCGGTGGAGGGCACCGTCCTGACCGTCGCGGACGCGGCCGCCGCCGGTGCCCGGGCGGCCGGACCCGGCGACGCGGCCGCCGCCCGCGCCGCCTACGAGGCCGCCCGCGAGGCCCTGGCGGCGACCCCGGACCGGCTCGACGTGCTGGCGCGCGCCGGGGTCGTCGACGCCGGGGGCATGGGGCTCCTGGCGGTGCTGCGGGCCCTGGTCGCCGCGGTCACCGGCGAGACGCCCACCGCACCCGCCCGCGGCCCCGTTCATGGTCACGTTCACGGCCCGGTGTCCGCTCCCGCCGGAGCGTGCGACCTCGAAGGCCCCGCCTTCGAGGTGATCTATCTCCTGGAGGCAGACGATCCGGCGGTCGCCGTACTGCGGGCCCGGCTGGACGCCCTGGGGGAGTCCCTGGTGGTCGTCGGCGGCGACGGCCTGTGGAACGTCCACGTCCACGTCGACGACGCGGGCGCCGCCGTGGAGGCGGGAGTGGAAGCGGGCCGCCCGCACCGGATCCGGATCACCCATCTCGCCGGGGCCACCGCGCCCGTACCCGAGCAGGTCCAGCGGGCGGTCGTGGTGGTCGTGCCCGGGGAGGGGCTCGCCGGGCTGTGCGCGCAGGCGGGCGCCGTGACCGTGCTGGCCCGCCCCGGGGAACCGCCCGCCAGCGGCGAACTCGTGGACGCGATCCGCCGCGCCCACGCCCGCGAGGTCGTCCTCCTGCCGAACTCCGCGGAGCTGCGGCACACCGCCGCGGCCGCCGCCGAACAGGCCCGTACCGAAGGCGTACGGGTCGCCCTGGTCCCCACCCGCGCCGCCGTCCAGGGCATCGCCGCCCTCGCGGTCCACGAGCCCGCGCGCCGCTTCGACGAGGACGTCGTCGCCATGACCGCGGCGGCCGGGGCCACCCGTTACGCGGAGCTGGCGGTCGCCGAACACCGCTCGTGGACCACTGCGGGCGTCTGCCAGGCCGGTGATGTCCTGGGGCTGATCGACGGCGATGTCGCCGTCATCGGTACGGACCTCACCGCCACCGCCGTCGCGGTCCTGGACCGGATGCTGGCCGCGGGCGGCGAACTGGTGACCCTGGTCCTCTCCGCCGACCTGCCCGACGGCCCCGGGACCGCCGCACGGCTGGAGCGGCATGTGCGGGATGCGCATCTGGCGGTGGACACGGTCGTGTACGAGAGCGGTCACGGCGCGAGCCCGCTGCTCATCGGGGTGGAGTGACACCCTGGGGGAGGGGCGGCGGCCCCGATTGTCGGTGGCGTGGTGTGCAATGGATGCCGTGTCCGTCCTGAGTGAACCCCTCAAGAAGACGCTCGGCCCCGCCACCGCGAAGGTGCTCGGCGAGCAGCTCGGTCTGCACACCGTCGGGGATCTGCTGCACCACTATCCGCGGCGGTACGAGGAGCGGGGCCAGCTGACCCGGCTCTCCGAGCTGCCGCTCGACGAGGACGTCACGGTGGTCGCCCAGGTCGCCGACTCCCGCGTCCACACCTTCAACGGCGGCCGCGGCAAGCGCCTGGAGCTGACGATCACCGACGGCAGCGGCCGGCTCCAGCTCGTGTTCTTCGGCCGCGGCGTGCACAAACCCCAGTCCGAACTGCCGCCCGGCAGCCGCGCCATGTTCGCCGGGAAGGTGTCGGTCTTCAACCGCAAGCTCCAGCTCGCCCATCCCACCTACGCCAAACTGGGCGCGGACGGCACCGAGGCGGCCGAGGGGGCCGACTCCTCCGCCGTCGAGTCCTGGGCGGGCGCCCTCATCCCGATCTACCCCGCCTGCAAGGGCATGGAGTCCTGGAAGATCGCCAAGGCGGTGGACGCGGTGCTGCCGAGGGCCGGAGAGGCCGTCGACCCGCTGCCCCCCGCGCTCCGCGAGGGCCGGGGCTTCGTCCCGCTGCCGGAGGCCCTGCTCAAGGTCCACCGGCCGCAGACCAAGGCCGATATCGAGGACGCCCGCGCCCGGCTCAAATGGGACGAGGCCTTCGTCCTCCAGGTCGCCCTCGCCAGACGGCGGTACGCGGACGCCCAACTCCCCGCGGTCGCCCGCCGGCCCGCGCCGGACGGACTGCTCACCGCCTTCGACGCCCGGCTCCCGTTCACCCTCACCGAGGGCCAGCAGAAGGTCACCGCCGAGATCTTCGGTGATCTGGCCACCGAACACCCCATGCACCGGCTGCTCCAGGGCGAGGTCGGCTCCGGCAAGACCCTGGTCGCCCTGCGGGCGATGCTCGCCGTCGTCGACGCGGGCGGCCAGGCCGCGATGCTCGCCCCCACCGAGGTACTGGCCCAGCAGCACCACCGTTCCATCGTGGAGATGATGGGCGACCTGGCCGAAGGCGGCATGCTGGGCGGCGTCGAACACGCCACCAAGATCGTGCTCCTCACCGGCTCGATGGGCGTACCGGCGCGGCGGCAGGCCCTGCTGGACCTGGTCACCGGCGATGCGGGCATCGTCATCGGCACCCACGCCCTGATCGAGGACAAGGTCCGGTTCCACGACCTCGGTCTGGTCGTCGTCGACGAACAGCACCGCTTCGGGGTGGAGCAGCGGGACGCGCTGCGCTCCAAGGGGCAGCAGCCGCCGCATCTGCTGGTGATGACGGCCACCCCCATCCCGCGGACGGTCGCCATGACGGTCTTCGGTGATCTGGAGACCTCCGTCCTCGACCAGCTCCCGGCCGGGCGCTCCCCGATCGCCAGCCATGTGGTGCCCGCCCAGGACAAACCGCATTTCCTCGCCCGGGCCTGGGAGCGGGTCCGGGAGGAGGCAGGCAAGGGACACCAGGCGTACGTGGTGTGCCCGCGGATCGGGGACGAGGCCGACGAGAAGCCGTCGAAGAAGCAGTCGGGCCCGGAGGCGGGGCCCGCCGAGGGCGCCGACGGCAAACGGCCCCCGCTGGCCGTCCTCGACGTCGCCGCCGACCTCGCCGCGGGCCCGCTGGCGGGGCTCCGGGTCGAGGTGCTGCACGGCAGGATGCCCCCGGACGACAAGGACGACGTCATGCGCCGCTTCGCCGCGGGCGAGGTCGACGTCCTGGTCGCGACGACCGTGATCGAAGTCGGGGTGAACGTCCCCAACGCCACCGCGATGGTGATCATGGACGCGGACCGGTTCGGCGTCTCCCAGCTGCACCAGCTGCGCGGCCGGGTCGGCCGGGGCTCGGCCCCCGGGCTCTGTCTCCTGGTCACCGAGGCACCCGAGGCGAGCCCGGCCCGATCCCGGCTCGCCGCCGTCGCCGCCACCCTCGACGGCTTCGAGCTGTCCCGTATCGACCTCGAACAGCGCCGTGAGGGCGATGTCCTCGGACAGGCGCAGTCGGGCGTCCGCTCCTCCCTGCGGATGCTCGCCGTCATCGACGACGAGGAGATCATCGCGGCGGCCCGCGAGGAGGCCGTCGCCGTCGTCACCGCCGACCCCGGTCTGGACGCCCTCCCCGAACTGCGCATCGCACTGGACGCCCTGCTGGACGAGGAGCGCGAGCAGTATCTGGACAAGGGCTGAACCGTCTCCGCCGTACCCTGCCGGATTCGCGTACCGCTCCGGCCACCGCTGTGCCCTCCAGGCGCCGCGCCCCTGGGTCCGGTGGCCCGGGTGGGGGTTCCCCCGGCGAAGCCCGGGCACATGGACACGCGCCTGGGCCCGGCGCCCCGGGCGTCCGTCCTCCGCCTGGCGATCCACGGCACCGGACTTTCCCCCCCCCCGTGCCCAAGGGCGTGGGTGGGGGTGCCGCCGGGTGAAGCCCCAGGGCCGCCGCTCGCTGATCCGGCCTGGTCCACGAGAGACTCCCCGTGTCGCGCCCGCAGAGTCCCGCCGATGAGGCGTGGGCCCGGCACACGGACGCTCCCCCTGGGCCCCTTCGGGCACGGGGCCACTCCCACCGGGCGGTAGCCCTTGTCGGCACTTCCCGGGTGCTCCCCGCAGCTCTCCGGGCGCAGGGGCGCAAGGCATCTCCGGCCCGCGGGGTCCGCGGCTCGGCGGACGGCGCGAGGTACTCCGGCACGCCCCGACAGGGCGCCCGCCGCCCGGCCGCGCGGATCCCGGTGGGGAGCTGAGAGACTGATCACGGCGGCCGGTTCCCGCAAACCGCGGCCTCCGACCCGCCCCGCTCCGACCCGCCCCGCCTTTCCCACCGACTCCGAGGACCGAGATGACCCGCGTGATCGCCGGCACCGCCGGCGGACGCCGCCTCGCCGTTCCCCCAGGCACCGGCACCCGCCCCACGTCCGACCGGGCTCGCGAAGGACTCTTCTCCACCTGGCAGGCCCTGCTGGGCACGGTGGAGGGCATCCGGGTCGCCGATCTCTACGCGGGCTCCGGGGCGGTCGGCCTGGAGGCGCTCTCCCGTGGCGCCGCCCACGCACTGCTGGTGGAAGCCGACGCCCGGGCCGCCCGGGTGATCCGGGAGAACGTCCGCGCCCTCGGGCTGCCCGGAGCGGAGGTCCGTACCGGCAGGGCCGAACAGATCGTCGCCGGACCGGCCCCTACCGCCCCCTACGATGCCGTTTTCCTCGACCCCCCGTACGCCGTCGTCGACGATGATCTACGGGAGATCCTCCTCACACTCGCCGCCCAGGGGTGGCTGACCGAGGACGCGCTCGTCACCGTGGAACGGAGCACCAGGGGCGGAACCTTCCGCTGGCCGGCCGGCTTCGAGCCGCTGCGGTCCCGTCGTTACGGCGAGGGAACGTTTTGGTACGGTCGCGCCGCCTCTGTCTGCGACGAGGCATCCACGTGCGAAGACGCTTCATGACCGGACCGGAGAGCGAGGGACTTCCAGTGCGCCGCGCAGTCTGTCCGGGGTCGTTCGACCCCATCACCAACGGCCACCTCGACATCATCGCCCGGGCCTCCAAGCTGTACGACGTCGTCCACGTCGCGGTGATGATCAACAAGTCCAAGAAGGGCCTGTTCACCGTCGAGGAGCGGATGGACCTGATCCGCCGGGTGACCGGCGAGTACGGGAACGTGGTCGTCGAGTCCCACCACGGCCTGCTGGTCGACTTCTGCAAGGAGCGGGACATCCCCGCCATCGTGAAGGGCCTGCGGGCCGTCAGCGACTTCGACTACGAACTGCAGATGGCCCAGATGAACAACGGCCTGTCGGGCGTCGAAACCCTGTTCGTCCCCACCAACCCCACCTACAGCTTCCTCTCCTCCAGCCTGGTCAAGGAGGTCGCGGCCTGGGGCGGCGACGTCTCCCATCTGCTCCCCCCGCCGGTCCACGAAGCGCTCCGCCGCCGCCTCGCCGAGAAGTGACGGCGAGCCGCGGCCCGCGGCCCGTACAGTCGTCTGCGCCAGTCAGTCAGTCGGCTGCGCCAGTCCCGACAGCGCGCGACGACGCGTGCGGAAAGCGGCGGACCACGGTGGACGTGCAGAAGAAGCTCGACGAGATCACGGCAGCCGTGACCGGCGCCCGGGCCCTGCCCATGTCGGCGTCGTGCGTCGTCAACCGGGCCGAGCTGCTGGCCCTGCTCGACGAGGCGAGGGCCGCGCTGCCGGGCTCCATCGACCGGGCCCGGGAGCTGATCGGCGAGCGGGAGCGGACGGTCGCCAGAGCCCGTGAAGAGGCCCGGCAGATCCTCCGGGACGCCCACACCGAACGCGGCGAACTGCTCTCCGGCAGCCGGGTCGCCCTCGACGCGCGGGCGGAGGCCGAGCGCATCCTCGATGAGGCACGCAGGGCCGCCGAGGAGATCCGCGCCGAGGCCGACGACTACGTCGACGCCAAGCTGGCCAACTTCGAGGTCGTCCTCACCCGCACCATCGGCTCCGTCGGCCTCGGCCGCGAACGGCTGGCCGCCGGGGCCCCGGACGGTCCGCAGGACGGCGGCCCGCTGCCGCCCGGCGGGGCCGGGGCCTACGCGGACGCCACCCTCGGCGCCTTCGAGGAGGTGCTCACCCGGACCCTCGACGCGGTGGGACGAGGCCGGACCACCCTCCAGGGCCGGACGGCCGGAGACGCCCCGGGGGAGCGGTTCCCGCTCAGTGACCCGGCGGCCTCGGCGGCCTCGGCGGCCTGGGCCGACCCGGCGGACCCGGCCCCCGAGCGGGCCACCAGTGACGCCGAGTATCTGGCCGGTCTGGCGGAACCGGCCGGACCGTCGGCGGGATCCGCCGTACCGGAGCCCTTCGGACCGGGGTACGGGGCGGCGCCCGCGATCCCGGCACAGCAGCCGGCCCCGTACGGAGCGCCCGCCCGCCCCCTGGACACGGTCCGGGTCCCGCCCCCGCCCTCGTACGAGCCCGCGCACCGGCCCCGGCCGGAAGAAACGTATAAAATTCATGAAACGGGCGAATCCTATGGCCCGGGAGGCCGCTGAGGGCGGTCGCCCCGGCGGAACGGTCCCGACCCCGGGGGCCGGATTGGGCCGACGGCGCCCGGTCCAGTATCCTGGTTCTTCGGTCGCGCCTCGTTCGCGATCCCGGCTGCCCGCTTCCCCCCTCGCTGGGGACGTCAGCCCCATCCCCCGAAGCATCAGCCCGGTGCATCGGCACGACGTGAAAGCAGGAACAGCCCTGAACGCCCGCCTCGACCACCGCAACCCCCTCGTGTTCGACACGCACGAGCTGGGCCGGCGTCCCGGCGCGCTCCAGCGGCTCTCCCGCACCGTGTCGGCGCCGAAGGACCTGGGCATCGAGGAG
Encoded proteins:
- a CDS encoding thiamine-phosphate kinase, translating into MKGTVGELGEFGLIKELTSRLTSTPAVRIGPGDDAAVVAAPDRRVVASTDILLEGRHFRRDWSTAYDVGRKAAAQNLADIAAMGAVPTSLLLGLVVPADLPVTWATELMDGIRDECQVAGAAVVGGDVVRGEVITLAITALGDLRGHEPVTRGGARPGDVVAYTGWLGWSAAGHAVLSRGFRSPRAFVEAHRRPEPPYHAGPAAAGLGATAMCDVSDGLIADLGHIAEASKVRIDLRSGAIDIPSQMHDIGQAVGVDPVQWVLTGGEDHAIVATFPPDAKLPARWKTIGEVLNPSGAPQVTVDGIPWHGGSGWDHFGDGS
- the thiD gene encoding bifunctional hydroxymethylpyrimidine kinase/phosphomethylpyrimidine kinase → MCAPRAPFVPPRVLTVAGSDSGGGAGIQADLKTMLALGTHGMSVIAAVTAQNSVGVQGFWELPAEAVRAQYRSVVDDIGVQAVKTGMLASAGLVETVAALLATTDAPVVVDPVGVSKHGDSLLADSALDSVRRTLLPLATVATPNLDEVAQLTGVVAGDETGLRRAADAVLGFGPRWALIKGGHLAGDAVDLLTDGTEVHWFRAPRLDNRHTHGTGCTLASAIAAGLAKGLGVPEAVAAAKEYVTGAIAAGFPLGAGIGPVHHGWRGTAPR
- the rpmB gene encoding 50S ribosomal protein L28, with the translated sequence MAANCDVCGKGPGFGNNISHSHRRTSRRWNPNIQRVRAVVGRTPKRLNVCTSCIKAGKVSR
- a CDS encoding DAK2 domain-containing protein — its product is MPQKLDAAAVRVWCAGALEALGREREEIDAINVYPVADGDTGTNLYLTAESAATAVEAVFAAHESGPGRFGAAGEPETSAVIRAMAHGALLGARGNSGTILAQLLRGIAERVAEGGGVAEALDRAAVLAREAVAHPVEGTVLTVADAAAAGARAAGPGDAAAARAAYEAAREALAATPDRLDVLARAGVVDAGGMGLLAVLRALVAAVTGETPTAPARGPVHGHVHGPVSAPAGACDLEGPAFEVIYLLEADDPAVAVLRARLDALGESLVVVGGDGLWNVHVHVDDAGAAVEAGVEAGRPHRIRITHLAGATAPVPEQVQRAVVVVVPGEGLAGLCAQAGAVTVLARPGEPPASGELVDAIRRAHAREVVLLPNSAELRHTAAAAAEQARTEGVRVALVPTRAAVQGIAALAVHEPARRFDEDVVAMTAAAGATRYAELAVAEHRSWTTAGVCQAGDVLGLIDGDVAVIGTDLTATAVAVLDRMLAAGGELVTLVLSADLPDGPGTAARLERHVRDAHLAVDTVVYESGHGASPLLIGVE
- the recG gene encoding ATP-dependent DNA helicase RecG, producing the protein MDAVSVLSEPLKKTLGPATAKVLGEQLGLHTVGDLLHHYPRRYEERGQLTRLSELPLDEDVTVVAQVADSRVHTFNGGRGKRLELTITDGSGRLQLVFFGRGVHKPQSELPPGSRAMFAGKVSVFNRKLQLAHPTYAKLGADGTEAAEGADSSAVESWAGALIPIYPACKGMESWKIAKAVDAVLPRAGEAVDPLPPALREGRGFVPLPEALLKVHRPQTKADIEDARARLKWDEAFVLQVALARRRYADAQLPAVARRPAPDGLLTAFDARLPFTLTEGQQKVTAEIFGDLATEHPMHRLLQGEVGSGKTLVALRAMLAVVDAGGQAAMLAPTEVLAQQHHRSIVEMMGDLAEGGMLGGVEHATKIVLLTGSMGVPARRQALLDLVTGDAGIVIGTHALIEDKVRFHDLGLVVVDEQHRFGVEQRDALRSKGQQPPHLLVMTATPIPRTVAMTVFGDLETSVLDQLPAGRSPIASHVVPAQDKPHFLARAWERVREEAGKGHQAYVVCPRIGDEADEKPSKKQSGPEAGPAEGADGKRPPLAVLDVAADLAAGPLAGLRVEVLHGRMPPDDKDDVMRRFAAGEVDVLVATTVIEVGVNVPNATAMVIMDADRFGVSQLHQLRGRVGRGSAPGLCLLVTEAPEASPARSRLAAVAATLDGFELSRIDLEQRREGDVLGQAQSGVRSSLRMLAVIDDEEIIAAAREEAVAVVTADPGLDALPELRIALDALLDEEREQYLDKG
- the rsmD gene encoding 16S rRNA (guanine(966)-N(2))-methyltransferase RsmD: MTRVIAGTAGGRRLAVPPGTGTRPTSDRAREGLFSTWQALLGTVEGIRVADLYAGSGAVGLEALSRGAAHALLVEADARAARVIRENVRALGLPGAEVRTGRAEQIVAGPAPTAPYDAVFLDPPYAVVDDDLREILLTLAAQGWLTEDALVTVERSTRGGTFRWPAGFEPLRSRRYGEGTFWYGRAASVCDEASTCEDAS
- the coaD gene encoding pantetheine-phosphate adenylyltransferase yields the protein MRRAVCPGSFDPITNGHLDIIARASKLYDVVHVAVMINKSKKGLFTVEERMDLIRRVTGEYGNVVVESHHGLLVDFCKERDIPAIVKGLRAVSDFDYELQMAQMNNGLSGVETLFVPTNPTYSFLSSSLVKEVAAWGGDVSHLLPPPVHEALRRRLAEK
- a CDS encoding ATP synthase F0 subunit B; its protein translation is MDVQKKLDEITAAVTGARALPMSASCVVNRAELLALLDEARAALPGSIDRARELIGERERTVARAREEARQILRDAHTERGELLSGSRVALDARAEAERILDEARRAAEEIRAEADDYVDAKLANFEVVLTRTIGSVGLGRERLAAGAPDGPQDGGPLPPGGAGAYADATLGAFEEVLTRTLDAVGRGRTTLQGRTAGDAPGERFPLSDPAASAASAAWADPADPAPERATSDAEYLAGLAEPAGPSAGSAVPEPFGPGYGAAPAIPAQQPAPYGAPARPLDTVRVPPPPSYEPAHRPRPEETYKIHETGESYGPGGR